A window of Dreissena polymorpha isolate Duluth1 unplaced genomic scaffold, UMN_Dpol_1.0 chrUn016, whole genome shotgun sequence genomic DNA:
GATAATATAAACGACTACATTCTTGGGCCTCCACCGCAGTGGCTTTATTATTATTCTAGGAATAAACCAAAAGGGGTaagaaaacagttttgtttaccGGTGTGTTTTTATGATTAACTTGAAAAAAATCACATACACAATTTCAAGTACAGTtttgcccaggaaacggactcgagagtgccTAAATAAGTCGAGTCAATCGATGCGAAAGTAAGGTTTAAATTAAGTTGGCCTTCGTTTATATCACTTGATTGTTTTATTCACGTTAATTGTAACATAAAGACGATTTGTAAAATTGTGGCAATGAATAATCTGAAATAATGGAATTCGCAAAATCTGAGGTAAATCTAAAATACTTTATGTCAGAAGATGACACGTGCAGTGTATGGTTTAAAACCACGGTATATATAAAACTAATTTCAAGAATCAAAACGCTTTTTTGAGCGAACATGGCCTCGACGAATATGAAACTatgttatttgtttcagtaaatgCATTCCAGGATTTTAAAATGCGATACgtgcaaataaattattgttttacttaatttaaataaacttaaacaatcaCTTTTTTGCTTTCAAAGTTCGTTTATTATGTGGAGGAAAAATGTGCAATTTTTGTGAAGGGACATTTGGCTGAATTTGGGCATTTTAAATGGGCGAACATATGACCGTTTATGTCTCAATGAGGCATTCAGTGTGAATATTTATTGAGAATAAGAGGCGAGGCTTATAACTAAATAAGCCATTATTGTATTCGTGCTGAGCCTGATATAgtaatctgtttttctgtttatcggACGTCTTCGTCCCACATTCTATAAGAAATAAGGAAATATAATCGCAGCGACGCTGCGTTGAATTAAAATAGTTCACTGTTTATATGATGTCCGTTGCTCCACCTTTGCCCTATTACATACAAACTTCAAAGTTTTGGAACGTGCATTTCAGGGTTCCGAGTGCTGCAGTCAACTCAGTGTCACGTGGCACAGGATGGAGACTCGTGACATGCTCGTGTTTGACCACCTGCTCTACAAGACGCACGTGTACGGGCGCAACATGGCGGCCTCCTACATCAACTTCTACTCGTACAGCAAAGTCAAGAAATTACCGAACGGAGTTCCCACCATGACAAACGTGTAGCATTAGAAAATTAGCATATGTTCTCTTTTTGTAGGGAGCATTCTCAGTATCGTTCCTAAACCATGATTACCTCGAAAATTACATAGCAACTGATATTGTGCCGTTATATGGAGCACCCATAAATCGTTTTGTTAACCATTAAAATTAcgtgtatatgtgtatatgttcaATCTTTAATCTTTGGCATGGATGCATTAAATTATTCAATTTGATAGGATGTTTTGAATTTATAGTTAAGGGCgagtgtgtttatttatattaaaatggtGTCATACATGTTTCTAATgtatttcattcaacaacgtcatacAACTCCCCAAACACCCTATCACTTGTATCCAATCTAAACGCGGCATTAAAACACGTGACTTTGCATAATAAAATGTAATGATGCTTTGTGAATTAAAATGCTCATTATTTCATTAACCTCAGCACATTAAGTTCATCATAACATTTGGGTACCGGAACAAATGTTATGCACACACAATAAGTAGAATAACTTTAAGAGCACGGTGTTTGTAAACTCGTGTTTGGCGCTTGATTTCACCAAACAAATTTAATGATACACATTTGTGATGATTGCTATtgctatgatgatgatggtgctcATGATTACGAAGACATTATTATCATGATAGTTTGATGATGTTGTTGTCGATGATGAATTAAATAACGATTTAGGCACACACATGTTCATAACGCTacttgctgatgatgatgatgaggagaaCAAAGAGGAAAGAAGAAACGGTTGGTTTCTTGTGTACTTGAATTAATCCGTCGATTAGTAGCGTTTCGAACACGAGTCGGATTAATTCAAGATCCCAGAGAAGCTCACGTAATATTCTCTTTATCCTACACTATTTCAAAGTTTATGTTGATGGTGAAACCATACGAAAAGCGTTAAATAGTTAAAAACAATAGccataaagggttaaataaactaaattttagcacaataataaaaaatatgtgtgaTCTTTTCCGGTTACGGCCTTCAAAATAGTCCTTAAAAATTCCATGCAGAAGCAAGATTCCAAGACATAATCTCGCTGTATGTCTCCATTCAAATTAAATCAGAATTCCAAAAGCGTCTGACTAAAACAGAACTCTGAGGGTATTTGTAAAACTTGAAATCTCGTTCTTCCTAAAGGGCTGCCATGTTCTACATTTAAAATGTGCATCACGTCAATCTTGATTAAGCTTTTATCCCCCTCTGATAGGTAAggtaagtatataaacatttttatctgAACATAAAAAACACAGATCGCTTTCCACCcacattttcacatttttctAACTTGAATAAGCAAGCAAAACTTTAACAGGTTTTGTAGTAATGGGCTTAATCACCatgcattgtttaaaaaatatgttttgcttCCGTGATAAGTTGAAAATATTCACAAGGAAAATACATGTATTCGTACGCTTCTTTTTGGCGTTTCCGGAACATATTGTATCGAATTTTCACCCTTAATACAGATAAAGGAAAACACTCAAAACACGAAGCGAGGTACGGAATTGCGATGCGAATTTGCGATATTAATTTCGTGATTGCGCATCGGAATTTTACTTTGCAGTTTCGCTTTTTTACTTGGTTTCTCGTGCTTATACTATATGAAACAACGAGTGGCCTTTACGAAACGCAACATCATAGAAACAAAACCGGCTTgccttctttttaaatatttccaaGGATGCAAAATGATAGAACTCATATATCAAACAATTATCACATCAATGGTCATGTTGAATACATATattaatgttgaaaaaaacagATTAAAACAATATCTGTAACTTGTAAACTTTGCATTTTTCAATACTactatttttgggaaaaaaatcaactgcgtatgttgatatttgaacaactttaaagtattacaaatataatattattgtaagtaaatacatgtaatgacattaaaacaaagtGATCAAATAAGTGAACAAATCcttatttaacattttaaggATTAGCTGTCACGGATAAGGTGTCAACCATCCAGCAGTCATTGGACGGTTTCATAGCATACATACTCTCAAAGCCGTGCCATCATAGTAACCAATCGGCTGATGACTAGATAAGCTGTCAACCATCCGGCAGTCATTGGACGGTTTCATAGCATGCATACTCTCAAAGCCGTGCCATCATAGTAACCGATCGGCTGATGATCTATGTACCTTAAGTCTCGctttgagaaaacggggcttaatgcatgttcgtaaagtttcgacccagattagcattgcgatccgcacaggttaatcagggacgatactttcttcCTTAGccggattttcgctaagaaaataaattgtaaaacgcaaaataccataacagcagaaagtgtcgaccctgattagcaatatcggactgcacaggccaatcttggacgacactttacgcacacgcaattagccccgttttcccaggacgCGATTCAATATATCTTGATATTATGATTTCTTCTTGTAAATTCGTAATTTAGccgtcggtcggtaggtcgggcGGGCGTTCGGATGGTCTACCCGAAGACAAATCATTAATCACTGGATACATAAAGTGTATATATAGATTTCTTTCAGCAAAACTCATTTGTATATTTGCTCAAATAAGGTTGAGATATTCGTGAATAGACAGCGATATATGCtaattaattatgctaaaaacaCTTCAATACGGATC
This region includes:
- the LOC127863571 gene encoding glycoprotein-N-acetylgalactosamine 3-beta-galactosyltransferase 1-B-like; translation: MSGGAGYVFSRAGLKRLVEKGFQKKGACQEKGSFEDLEVGRCAMKAGVNIHSSLDRFELESFHPDNINDYILGPPPQWLYYYSRNKPKGGSECCSQLSVTWHRMETRDMLVFDHLLYKTHVYGRNMAASYINFYSYSKVKKLPNGVPTMTNV